In one Acidimicrobiia bacterium genomic region, the following are encoded:
- a CDS encoding TIGR03619 family F420-dependent LLM class oxidoreductase, which produces MKPGVLISLPVGTHRFGDDPRALVDLSRRAERTGVDGVVLADHVLLGKHVDRYPWGTFPFPSDAPWLEPITVLTAIAVVTERLKLTTGILIVPLRPAPLLAKTIATLDVLSGGRVELGVGTGWQEEELTAQGIDPAKRGQVLTDHIAACRALWTDSPATFRSASVSFEDVWSVPKPLRPGGPPILFSGTLTKRNLDRIVNLGDGWIPIMGETTEGIASGIETLRRAYTAAGRAPGDLRVRAPLPIARGADKKPSLGATLDGMDALADVGVNDVYLTFTSFASDEASTDRFFDELGQRLGGTR; this is translated from the coding sequence GTGAAGCCAGGAGTTCTCATCTCGTTGCCAGTCGGCACACACCGGTTCGGTGACGACCCTCGCGCGCTCGTCGACCTCTCTCGACGGGCGGAGCGGACCGGCGTCGACGGCGTCGTGCTCGCCGATCACGTCCTGCTCGGCAAGCACGTGGACCGCTATCCGTGGGGCACGTTCCCGTTCCCGTCGGACGCGCCGTGGCTCGAGCCGATCACGGTGCTCACCGCGATCGCGGTCGTGACCGAGCGCTTGAAGCTCACCACCGGCATCCTGATCGTGCCCTTGCGCCCTGCACCCCTGCTCGCGAAGACCATCGCAACCCTCGACGTCCTCTCGGGCGGTCGAGTCGAACTCGGCGTCGGCACCGGATGGCAGGAGGAAGAGCTGACCGCGCAAGGCATCGACCCGGCGAAGCGGGGCCAGGTCTTGACCGACCACATAGCCGCGTGCCGCGCGCTCTGGACCGACAGCCCGGCCACGTTCCGCTCGGCATCGGTCTCGTTCGAAGACGTGTGGTCGGTGCCGAAGCCGCTGCGACCCGGAGGTCCCCCGATCCTGTTCTCCGGCACGCTGACGAAGCGCAACCTCGATCGGATCGTGAATCTCGGTGACGGTTGGATCCCGATCATGGGCGAGACCACCGAGGGCATCGCCTCCGGCATCGAAACGCTGCGGAGAGCGTACACCGCTGCCGGTCGCGCTCCTGGCGATCTACGAGTGCGCGCACCTCTCCCGATCGCGCGCGGTGCAGACAAGAAGCCCTCCCTCGGCGCCACCCTCGACGGCATGGACGCGCTTGCCGATGTTGGCGTCAACGACGTGTACCTGACGTTCACTTCCTTCGCGTCTGACGAGGCGAGCACAGATCGCTTCTTCGATGAGCTCGGCCAACGCTTGGGTGGCACGCGATGA
- a CDS encoding alpha/beta hydrolase has product MRRLGPFLVVVACCLAALVPVADAGVRSSAASGGQSSLTWEPCEGDAECALLPVPLDDTVQDGPTIDIALVRYLARDPDRRIGALLVNPGGPGASGVDFAGAIASSLSDEIQERFDIVGFDPRGIGRSAEVDCTEDLDPFFDVEWAPDNRQEREDLLAEVARLVAACERSEGAVLPYLQTERVARDMDRIRRALGEPKLTYLGYSYGTLLGAWYAEQFPDRVRALVLDGPIDPALDGLAFQVEQSVSFERNLDAFLDDCSQRRTCAFHHNERSERVYDQLRAKVGAEPLVVQQGEEERSLNGTRFDLAVTQLLYDGRAEWDSLAFALERAARGDGSELLFYADFYTGREGGGQYENTQEQFIAIGCADGPPVGGVDGMRAIEDAAAEAAPRLGRSIVNGSLPCALWPVMPAPPRQLRAGGAAPILVIGVTRDPATPFPWAKALARQLESGVLLSVDGGRHTSFDAGNRCVDRVVEQYLVRLDVPDKGTSC; this is encoded by the coding sequence ATGCGCCGTCTTGGTCCGTTCCTCGTTGTCGTCGCGTGCTGCCTCGCCGCACTCGTTCCGGTGGCCGACGCGGGCGTGCGGTCGAGTGCAGCATCAGGGGGACAGTCATCGCTCACATGGGAGCCATGCGAGGGAGATGCGGAGTGCGCGCTGCTACCCGTGCCGCTCGACGACACGGTGCAGGACGGACCGACCATCGACATCGCGCTCGTGCGCTACTTGGCGCGTGACCCCGACCGGCGCATCGGTGCGCTCCTAGTCAACCCGGGCGGCCCGGGCGCATCCGGCGTCGACTTCGCCGGCGCCATCGCGTCGTCATTGTCCGACGAGATCCAGGAGCGATTCGACATCGTCGGCTTCGATCCTCGCGGTATCGGCCGGAGCGCCGAGGTCGACTGCACGGAAGATCTCGACCCGTTCTTCGACGTCGAGTGGGCGCCTGACAACCGTCAAGAGCGCGAAGACCTCCTCGCCGAGGTGGCCCGGCTCGTTGCGGCATGTGAGCGGTCCGAGGGCGCCGTCCTCCCGTACCTCCAGACCGAGCGCGTGGCACGGGACATGGATCGGATCCGCCGCGCGCTCGGCGAGCCGAAGCTGACCTACCTCGGGTACTCGTACGGCACGCTGCTCGGGGCTTGGTATGCCGAGCAGTTCCCCGACCGGGTTCGCGCGCTGGTCCTCGACGGCCCGATCGACCCGGCACTCGATGGGCTCGCGTTCCAGGTGGAGCAATCGGTGAGCTTCGAGCGCAACCTCGATGCCTTCCTCGACGACTGTTCCCAGCGCCGCACGTGCGCGTTCCACCACAACGAACGGTCGGAGCGGGTCTACGACCAGCTGCGCGCGAAGGTGGGGGCCGAGCCTCTCGTCGTCCAGCAAGGCGAGGAGGAGCGCAGCCTCAACGGCACGCGCTTCGACCTCGCGGTCACTCAGCTCTTGTACGACGGACGCGCAGAGTGGGACAGCCTCGCGTTTGCGCTCGAACGCGCCGCACGCGGAGACGGGTCCGAGCTCCTCTTCTATGCCGATTTCTACACCGGCCGAGAGGGTGGAGGGCAGTACGAGAACACGCAGGAGCAGTTCATAGCGATCGGATGCGCGGACGGTCCGCCCGTGGGGGGCGTGGACGGGATGCGCGCGATCGAAGACGCGGCGGCCGAAGCCGCACCTCGATTGGGGCGATCGATCGTCAACGGGAGCTTGCCGTGTGCACTCTGGCCGGTCATGCCCGCGCCCCCGCGTCAGCTTCGAGCAGGGGGCGCCGCGCCGATACTCGTGATCGGCGTGACCCGCGACCCGGCAACGCCGTTCCCGTGGGCGAAGGCACTTGCGAGACAGCTCGAGTCGGGAGTGCTGCTCTCGGTCGACGGTGGACGGCACACGTCCTTCGACGCAGGGAACCGTTGCGTCGATCGCGTCGTCGAGCAGTATCTCGTGCGCCTCGACGTCCCCGACAAGGGGACGAGCTGTTAG
- a CDS encoding glutamine synthetase family protein, producing the protein MTNQSRGRLNAETITRLVADGDVDTVLVCFPDLQGRLIGKRVTGHFFCDHVLDDGIEACNYLLAVDIDMTPLSGYEYTSWEQGYGDFVCRPDLGTMRRIPWLEKTALVLCDLETEDGAAVEVSPRRMLRKQIERAAAMGYTINCGTELEFFLFRDSYEEAAAKGYSNLDAHSAVIEDYHIFQTTRDEYLIRAMRNGMDDAGVPVEFSKGEAGRGQHEINLRYADALEMADRHVIYKNGVKEIAALQGRAVTFMAKYDMNECGSSCHVHSSVWDADGTTSLMWSDDGADHLSDVFRGWLGGLVAHSGELAWLFAPTVNSYKRYQPGSWAPTALAWGRDNRTCGFRVVGHGAGYRVESRIPGADCNPYLALAATIAAGLHGIEHGEGPPPRFDGNAYDAPDVARVPWNIVDAIHELEASEIAVKAFGHDVHHHLVNTAKQEWAAFGQVVTDWERRRNFEQF; encoded by the coding sequence ATGACCAACCAATCTCGCGGGCGCCTGAATGCCGAAACGATCACACGGCTGGTCGCCGACGGTGACGTCGACACCGTCCTCGTCTGCTTCCCCGACCTCCAAGGCCGACTCATCGGCAAGCGCGTCACCGGACACTTCTTCTGCGACCACGTCTTGGACGACGGCATCGAGGCGTGCAACTACCTCCTGGCCGTCGACATCGACATGACCCCTCTGTCCGGTTACGAGTACACGAGCTGGGAGCAGGGCTACGGCGACTTCGTCTGCCGCCCTGACCTGGGGACCATGCGTCGGATCCCGTGGCTCGAGAAGACCGCGCTCGTCCTGTGTGACCTCGAGACTGAAGACGGCGCTGCGGTCGAGGTCTCGCCCCGCCGAATGTTGCGCAAGCAGATCGAGCGTGCGGCGGCGATGGGCTACACGATCAACTGCGGGACCGAGCTCGAGTTCTTCCTGTTCCGCGACTCGTACGAGGAAGCGGCTGCAAAGGGGTACTCGAACCTCGACGCGCACTCAGCGGTGATCGAGGACTACCACATCTTCCAGACGACCCGAGACGAGTACCTCATCCGCGCCATGCGCAACGGCATGGACGACGCGGGCGTCCCGGTGGAGTTCTCGAAGGGCGAAGCCGGCCGCGGCCAGCACGAGATCAACCTCCGATACGCCGACGCACTCGAGATGGCTGATCGCCACGTGATCTACAAGAACGGCGTCAAGGAGATCGCGGCGTTGCAGGGTCGCGCCGTCACCTTTATGGCTAAGTACGACATGAATGAATGCGGTTCGTCCTGCCATGTGCACTCGAGCGTGTGGGATGCGGACGGCACGACGTCGTTGATGTGGAGCGACGATGGCGCTGACCACCTCTCCGACGTGTTCCGCGGTTGGCTCGGGGGGCTCGTCGCGCACAGCGGGGAGCTCGCATGGCTGTTCGCGCCCACGGTCAACTCGTACAAGCGCTACCAGCCCGGGTCATGGGCACCGACCGCCCTCGCGTGGGGACGCGACAACCGAACGTGCGGCTTTCGAGTGGTCGGCCACGGCGCCGGCTACCGCGTGGAGTCACGGATCCCTGGTGCCGACTGCAACCCGTACCTGGCGCTCGCCGCAACGATCGCAGCGGGCCTGCACGGCATCGAGCACGGTGAAGGGCCGCCGCCGCGCTTCGACGGCAACGCCTACGACGCTCCAGACGTGGCGCGCGTGCCATGGAACATCGTCGACGCGATCCATGAGCTCGAAGCGAGCGAGATCGCGGTCAAGGCGTTCGGTCATGACGTGCACCACCATTTGGTGAACACGGCCAAGCAGGAGTGGGCGGCGTTCGGCCAGGTCGTGACCGACTGGGAGCGCCGCCGCAACTTCGAGCAGTTCTAG
- a CDS encoding AMP-binding protein, whose protein sequence is MDEKLGLWGMVEERARLTPDHQVAVDEEGRSFTAKEFRDAAERAAAGFHAKCVTTDTPVSWMLPTWLESAVLVAALARLGAVQNPILPILGPREMRFITNQTGAKLFIVPSVWRDRGYADEARDIARDQIGMEVMVCDRSLPEGDPATLPPPPAPSDPADAPVRWIFYTSGTTADPKGARHTDYTVRASAAGMIAATDVTAQDRSAMVFPFTHIGGISWLYTMALTGATALFVESFVPATTIPMLQRERVTLPGAGTPFHMAYLAAQRQQPDTPLFPHARAFPGGGAPKPPQLHYDVKAELGGVGVQSGWGLTEAPILTMNSIHATDEQLAETEGPATPGVEIRVVKLDGTEAATGEEGELRVKGPMVCKGYLDSSLDAEAFDEDGFFRTGDLGIVRTDGHVRITGRLKDVIIRHGENISAKEVEDLLFTHPRIADAAVIGLPDPRTGERACAVVVLAEGENAPTLAELFDFLSEKGLTRQKVPEQLEVVEALPRNASGKVLKHELRAKYSS, encoded by the coding sequence GTGGACGAGAAGCTCGGCCTCTGGGGGATGGTGGAGGAGCGGGCGCGACTCACGCCCGACCATCAGGTGGCGGTCGACGAGGAGGGGCGTTCGTTCACGGCCAAGGAGTTCCGCGACGCGGCCGAACGCGCCGCCGCGGGGTTCCACGCGAAGTGCGTCACGACCGACACCCCGGTCTCGTGGATGCTGCCGACGTGGCTCGAGTCGGCGGTGCTCGTGGCCGCGCTCGCGCGCCTCGGCGCGGTCCAGAACCCGATCCTCCCGATCCTCGGACCCCGGGAGATGCGCTTCATCACGAACCAGACCGGCGCCAAGCTCTTCATCGTGCCGTCGGTGTGGCGCGACCGTGGATATGCCGACGAAGCGCGCGACATAGCCAGGGATCAGATCGGCATGGAGGTGATGGTCTGCGATCGCAGCCTGCCAGAGGGTGACCCGGCGACGTTGCCGCCACCGCCCGCGCCGAGCGATCCCGCCGACGCACCCGTTCGTTGGATCTTCTACACGTCGGGCACCACCGCCGACCCGAAGGGTGCGCGCCATACGGACTACACAGTGCGCGCGTCCGCCGCCGGGATGATCGCAGCGACCGACGTGACCGCCCAAGACCGCTCCGCGATGGTGTTCCCGTTCACGCACATCGGTGGCATCAGCTGGCTGTACACGATGGCGCTCACCGGTGCCACTGCGCTGTTCGTGGAGTCGTTCGTCCCGGCGACCACCATCCCGATGCTCCAGCGAGAGCGCGTGACGTTGCCCGGCGCGGGCACGCCGTTCCACATGGCATACCTGGCCGCCCAGCGACAGCAACCCGACACACCGCTCTTCCCGCACGCGCGGGCGTTCCCCGGCGGCGGCGCACCGAAGCCACCCCAGCTGCACTACGACGTGAAGGCGGAGCTGGGCGGCGTCGGCGTCCAGTCGGGATGGGGGCTCACCGAGGCACCGATCCTCACGATGAACTCGATCCACGCGACCGACGAGCAGCTCGCAGAGACCGAGGGTCCGGCGACGCCCGGCGTGGAGATCCGGGTCGTGAAGCTCGACGGCACCGAAGCCGCCACCGGCGAGGAAGGCGAGTTGCGCGTCAAGGGACCGATGGTGTGCAAGGGCTACCTCGATTCATCGCTCGACGCTGAGGCCTTCGACGAGGACGGGTTCTTCCGCACCGGCGACCTTGGCATCGTCCGAACCGACGGGCACGTACGCATCACCGGCCGCTTGAAGGACGTGATCATCCGTCACGGCGAGAACATCTCCGCGAAGGAGGTCGAGGACCTTCTCTTCACGCATCCAAGGATTGCCGACGCCGCGGTGATCGGCCTTCCCGATCCACGCACCGGCGAGCGCGCGTGCGCCGTCGTCGTGCTCGCCGAGGGGGAGAACGCGCCGACGCTCGCCGAGCTGTTCGACTTCCTCTCCGAGAAGGGCCTGACTCGCCAGAAGGTTCCCGAGCAGCTCGAAGTCGTCGAGGCGCTCCCGCGCAATGCCTCGGGCAAGGTTCTCAAGCACGAGCTGCGCGCGAAGTACAGCTCGTAA
- a CDS encoding SDR family oxidoreductase, which translates to MSVEIRLDDRVAIVTGGADGIGGAVSDVLAGAGAHVVVVDIDGDLAATRVAAIQTAGGSAEAIVADVRDGDAVAHMAEAACKATGRIDILINNVGHYLGAKPFVASDEDHWTALHDINFLHVMRCCRAVVPGMVEQGSGSVVNVSSVEGIRGYPPDPVYGAYKAAVIHFTRCLALETSPRGVRVNAIAPDVTQTTQVDYSKFVPPELEDHWPIWVPMGRVGAPPDNADVVLFLASDMSRFVTGHVIPTDGGTVVAGGWFRTFERGRWTNRPRNP; encoded by the coding sequence ATGAGCGTGGAGATCCGGCTCGACGACCGCGTGGCAATCGTGACGGGTGGAGCCGACGGGATCGGCGGCGCCGTCAGCGACGTGCTCGCCGGCGCAGGTGCTCACGTGGTGGTCGTCGACATCGACGGCGACCTCGCTGCCACACGAGTGGCGGCAATCCAGACCGCGGGCGGGAGCGCGGAGGCCATTGTCGCCGACGTCCGTGATGGCGACGCGGTCGCGCACATGGCCGAAGCCGCGTGCAAGGCAACGGGCCGAATCGACATTCTGATCAACAACGTCGGGCACTACCTCGGCGCGAAACCGTTCGTCGCAAGCGACGAAGACCATTGGACCGCGCTTCATGACATCAACTTCCTGCACGTCATGCGGTGCTGCCGAGCCGTCGTGCCCGGCATGGTGGAACAAGGGTCAGGCTCGGTCGTCAACGTCTCGTCCGTCGAAGGCATCCGCGGGTATCCACCCGATCCCGTCTACGGCGCGTACAAGGCCGCGGTCATCCACTTCACTCGCTGCCTCGCGCTCGAGACCTCACCGCGAGGGGTGCGCGTCAACGCCATCGCACCTGACGTCACCCAGACCACCCAGGTCGACTACTCGAAGTTCGTCCCGCCTGAGCTCGAGGACCATTGGCCGATCTGGGTTCCGATGGGTCGCGTCGGCGCCCCTCCCGACAACGCTGACGTAGTGCTCTTCCTCGCATCGGACATGTCGCGGTTCGTGACCGGGCATGTGATCCCCACCGACGGCGGCACAGTCGTTGCCGGCGGCTGGTTCCGCACCTTCGAGCGGGGCCGGTGGACGAACCGCCCTCGCAATCCCTAA
- a CDS encoding acyl-CoA dehydrogenase family protein — protein sequence MDLRYSETDEAFRAELRAWLARALPDLPSPPARDDWPARVRFDTNWQRFLYDAGYAGISWPKEYGGRDASPSEQLVFLEETTRARAPYVGVNFVGTLHCGPTLIAEGSDAQKTAHLPKILKGEEVWCQCFSEPDAGSDLAGLRTRAERDGDHYVVTGQKVWCSFGHIGDFGELLVRTDPDVPKHRGITWLILPMDLPGIDVRPIETVLGSSEFCEVFLDEVRVPVENRVGDENDGWRVTNVTLSFERGTAFVSEMVDALRMAEELAPDVHDPTERRELAHVVAELDALWALTKRNVSQAARDGSPGQGAFMLKLAYSEARDRLGELCMRVLDRAAFDVHDERVEERLRTLSIPIAAGTSQIQRNIIGERVLGLPKEQPWAKVP from the coding sequence ATGGACCTTCGGTACTCGGAGACCGACGAAGCGTTCCGCGCCGAGTTGCGCGCCTGGCTCGCGCGCGCGTTGCCCGACCTCCCGAGTCCGCCGGCCCGCGACGACTGGCCGGCGCGGGTCCGCTTCGACACCAACTGGCAACGATTCCTGTACGACGCCGGATATGCCGGCATCTCGTGGCCGAAGGAGTACGGGGGGCGCGATGCGTCGCCGAGCGAGCAGCTGGTCTTTCTCGAGGAGACGACCCGCGCTCGCGCGCCGTACGTGGGCGTGAACTTTGTGGGCACGCTGCATTGCGGCCCGACGCTCATCGCCGAAGGATCCGACGCGCAGAAGACCGCGCACCTCCCGAAGATCCTCAAGGGTGAGGAGGTGTGGTGCCAGTGCTTCTCCGAACCGGATGCCGGCTCGGATCTCGCCGGGTTGCGCACCCGGGCTGAACGCGACGGCGACCACTATGTCGTGACCGGGCAGAAGGTCTGGTGTTCGTTCGGACACATCGGCGACTTCGGCGAGCTCCTCGTCCGCACCGACCCGGATGTCCCCAAGCATCGAGGCATCACTTGGCTCATCCTCCCGATGGATCTGCCCGGCATCGACGTCAGACCCATCGAGACCGTCCTCGGGTCGTCGGAGTTCTGCGAGGTGTTCCTCGACGAGGTGCGCGTGCCCGTCGAGAACCGGGTCGGCGACGAGAACGACGGGTGGCGGGTCACGAACGTCACGCTCTCGTTCGAGCGCGGCACGGCGTTCGTGAGCGAGATGGTTGATGCGCTCCGGATGGCCGAAGAGCTGGCCCCCGACGTCCACGACCCGACGGAGCGGCGCGAGCTCGCTCACGTCGTGGCCGAGCTGGACGCGCTGTGGGCGCTGACGAAGCGGAACGTGTCGCAGGCGGCACGCGACGGGAGTCCTGGGCAGGGCGCGTTCATGTTGAAGCTCGCGTACTCCGAGGCGCGTGACCGGCTCGGCGAGCTGTGCATGCGCGTCCTCGACCGTGCCGCCTTCGACGTTCACGACGAGCGCGTCGAGGAGCGGCTCCGCACGTTGTCGATCCCGATCGCGGCGGGTACGTCACAGATCCAGCGGAACATCATCGGTGAGCGCGTGCTCGGGCTCCCCAAGGAACAGCCCTGGGCAAAGGTGCCATGA
- a CDS encoding acyl-CoA dehydrogenase family protein has translation MNFDLSEDQLALRDGIRALCRGRFTSERIRKGFDQAMHEELESTGVFSLRADGFGWAEAAITFEELGRAVVPGPLVWTHLAHGVADGTISGLARPEPGAAAFIEHLVTADVIAVLDDDGVSLVPTDAIREAAALDWPLDPLTPVHRVEALPAGERVAGADVAAMWRRGGGVLTAAFQIGMAQACTDAATEYALARRQFDRPIGSFQAVKHLLADMVVRAEVARAAVHAAAVTLDDPGVCDLDRVLAGARLLAAEAALKNAKSSMQVHGGMGFTWESDVHLFLKRAWVLNTAFGSANEHADALAARL, from the coding sequence ATGAACTTCGACTTGAGCGAGGATCAGCTCGCGCTTCGCGACGGCATCCGAGCACTGTGCCGCGGTCGGTTCACGAGCGAGCGAATCCGCAAGGGCTTCGACCAGGCGATGCACGAGGAGCTCGAGAGCACTGGCGTCTTCTCGCTCCGCGCCGATGGCTTCGGATGGGCCGAGGCCGCGATCACGTTCGAAGAGCTCGGGCGGGCCGTGGTGCCGGGCCCGCTCGTGTGGACGCACCTCGCTCACGGCGTCGCCGACGGCACGATCTCGGGTTTGGCCCGTCCAGAGCCGGGCGCTGCGGCATTCATCGAGCATCTCGTGACGGCCGACGTGATCGCGGTGCTCGACGATGACGGCGTATCGCTGGTGCCGACGGACGCGATCCGCGAAGCCGCCGCACTGGATTGGCCGCTCGACCCGCTCACTCCGGTGCACCGCGTCGAAGCGCTCCCCGCGGGAGAGCGGGTGGCCGGCGCCGACGTGGCTGCGATGTGGCGACGCGGTGGAGGTGTGCTCACGGCCGCGTTCCAGATCGGCATGGCTCAGGCGTGCACCGATGCCGCAACGGAGTACGCGCTCGCTCGGCGGCAGTTCGATCGCCCCATCGGGTCGTTCCAAGCGGTGAAGCACTTGTTGGCAGACATGGTCGTGCGAGCCGAGGTGGCGCGCGCTGCCGTGCACGCGGCCGCGGTCACGCTGGACGATCCCGGCGTCTGCGACCTGGACCGAGTCCTCGCGGGCGCGCGACTGCTAGCCGCGGAGGCCGCGCTCAAGAACGCCAAGAGCTCGATGCAGGTTCATGGCGGCATGGGCTTCACGTGGGAGTCCGACGTGCACCTGTTCCTCAAGCGGGCCTGGGTGCTGAACACCGCATTCGGAAGCGCGAACGAGCACGCCGACGCGCTCGCGGCGCGACTCTGA
- a CDS encoding carboxyl transferase domain-containing protein — MAGSDWKLLLEDLAARREAARAMGGTERLERHRAGGRLDARQRIDHLFDPGTFVELGSLVGSVHRGVTPPTPADGLVAGHGLIDGRPVLAAAEDFTVMGGSIGLGTTAKRQRLAELARQERVPIVMLLEGAGERTQNAFERRGRAPNDLQALARLSGLVPMVCVVMGPSAGHGALTAPLMDFVVMVEGAALFSAGPPLVRSSMGEEVTKEELGGTAVHTAASGVAHNSASDDPAAIDLVRRYLSYFPSNAWEHPPGLLGAEDLGPRDVPELIDLIPADPRKGYDISPLLSATFDAASVLELQPAFARPIVTALAHLGGTAVGVVANQPAAKAGSIDADAADKAAHFLEVADAFHLPVVFFADNPGVLAGRASERAGILRHSARMFAAQARLRTPKLHVTLRKAYGFGSSLMAMNPFDAQTVTLALPGARLGAMPADGGGQAAGLEADTQALLEHAELGGAYSSADTMGYDDVIEPGELRNALLSALRLTSARRRAPVEPAAHHSIRP; from the coding sequence ATGGCCGGCTCGGATTGGAAGCTGCTGCTCGAGGATCTGGCCGCGCGCCGCGAGGCCGCGCGGGCGATGGGTGGCACGGAGCGGCTCGAGCGACACCGCGCGGGTGGGCGTCTCGACGCGCGCCAGCGCATCGATCACCTCTTCGACCCCGGCACGTTCGTCGAGCTCGGTTCGCTCGTGGGATCCGTCCACCGTGGCGTCACGCCTCCGACGCCGGCCGACGGCTTGGTGGCCGGGCACGGGCTCATCGACGGGCGCCCGGTCCTCGCGGCCGCGGAGGACTTCACGGTCATGGGCGGTTCGATCGGTCTCGGCACAACGGCCAAGCGCCAGCGGCTCGCCGAGCTCGCGCGGCAGGAGCGTGTGCCAATCGTGATGCTGCTCGAAGGCGCCGGTGAACGCACGCAGAATGCGTTCGAACGACGCGGCCGGGCACCGAACGATCTCCAAGCCCTCGCACGGCTCTCGGGCTTGGTGCCGATGGTGTGCGTGGTGATGGGCCCTTCGGCCGGCCACGGCGCGCTGACCGCGCCACTGATGGACTTCGTGGTGATGGTCGAAGGCGCGGCGCTGTTCTCGGCCGGGCCCCCGTTGGTCCGCTCATCGATGGGAGAGGAAGTCACCAAGGAGGAGCTCGGCGGCACGGCCGTGCACACCGCCGCGAGTGGTGTCGCGCACAATTCCGCCTCCGACGATCCAGCGGCCATCGACCTCGTGCGCCGATATCTCTCCTACTTTCCATCGAACGCATGGGAGCATCCTCCCGGCTTGCTTGGTGCCGAAGATCTCGGGCCGCGGGACGTCCCCGAGCTGATCGATCTCATCCCGGCCGATCCCCGCAAGGGCTACGACATCTCTCCGCTGCTGAGCGCGACGTTCGATGCCGCGTCGGTGCTGGAGCTTCAGCCCGCGTTTGCTCGACCGATCGTCACCGCGTTGGCCCATCTCGGCGGCACCGCGGTGGGTGTGGTGGCCAACCAACCTGCCGCCAAGGCAGGGTCGATCGACGCCGACGCCGCCGACAAAGCCGCGCACTTCCTCGAGGTTGCGGATGCCTTTCACCTGCCGGTGGTCTTCTTCGCCGACAACCCTGGGGTTCTCGCGGGCCGCGCGTCGGAGCGCGCCGGGATCCTTCGCCATTCCGCGCGCATGTTCGCGGCCCAGGCGCGCCTACGAACGCCGAAGCTGCACGTGACGCTGCGCAAGGCCTACGGCTTCGGCTCGTCGTTGATGGCGATGAACCCGTTCGACGCGCAGACCGTGACCTTGGCGCTTCCCGGCGCGCGCCTCGGCGCCATGCCGGCCGACGGCGGTGGCCAGGCGGCTGGCCTCGAAGCCGACACCCAAGCGCTCCTCGAGCACGCCGAGCTCGGTGGGGCGTACTCGTCGGCTGACACCATGGGCTATGACGACGTCATCGAGCCCGGTGAGCTGCGCAACGCGCTCCTCAGCGCACTCCGACTCACGTCTGCGCGCCGACGTGCTCCAGTCGAGCCCGCAGCCCACCACTCGATCCGACCGTAG
- a CDS encoding glucose 1-dehydrogenase → MGSMERLVGKVALVTGAAGGIGFETAKLFAAEGARVVVADADTKNGPSAVEALRADGRDAAFVAADVSDEDQARAMVDFTVQTYGAIHVLFNNAGIMPADDGGTTETTVSTWDRVMGVNLRGVWLGCRHGIPAILESGGGSIVNAASIVALMGAATAQIAYTASKGGVLAMTREVAVEYARQGIRVNALCPGPIDTPLLAELLSEPAQRARRFVHIPMGRLGQAHEIAKAALFLASDESSFMTGSALVVDGGITAAYVTPEDLE, encoded by the coding sequence ATGGGGTCGATGGAACGTCTCGTAGGCAAGGTCGCGCTCGTCACCGGCGCGGCGGGTGGGATCGGATTCGAGACGGCCAAGCTCTTCGCGGCTGAAGGTGCACGCGTCGTGGTTGCCGACGCCGACACGAAGAACGGGCCGAGCGCCGTCGAAGCTCTGCGCGCCGATGGTCGTGACGCGGCATTCGTAGCGGCCGACGTGTCCGACGAAGATCAGGCCCGGGCGATGGTCGACTTCACGGTGCAGACGTACGGCGCGATCCACGTGCTGTTCAACAACGCCGGCATCATGCCCGCCGATGACGGCGGCACCACCGAGACAACCGTGTCCACATGGGACCGCGTGATGGGCGTGAACCTGCGTGGCGTCTGGCTCGGCTGCCGTCACGGAATCCCCGCGATATTGGAGTCGGGCGGTGGTTCCATCGTGAACGCGGCTTCGATCGTCGCGCTCATGGGCGCGGCCACCGCTCAAATCGCGTACACCGCCAGCAAGGGTGGAGTGCTCGCGATGACCCGCGAGGTTGCCGTCGAGTACGCCCGCCAAGGGATTCGCGTCAACGCCCTCTGCCCGGGACCGATCGACACTCCCCTGCTCGCGGAGCTGCTCAGCGAGCCCGCCCAGCGGGCGCGGCGGTTTGTGCACATCCCGATGGGGCGGCTCGGGCAGGCCCACGAGATCGCGAAGGCTGCGCTGTTCCTCGCGTCCGACGAGTCCTCGTTCATGACCGGCTCCGCGCTCGTCGTCGACGGTGGCATCACGGCCGCGTACGTGACCCCGGAGGACCTGGAATGA